In Alphaproteobacteria bacterium, one DNA window encodes the following:
- a CDS encoding adenylate/guanylate cyclase domain-containing protein: protein MPKFLRIGVHQSNVSGYTSKAWWIRRVGSTVFLKWGAVEVEGAGDGRKVYWTVPPREKTIRYRTVEPAKDYVRSAIARRRNHRYEPLTGSIATRRRSADRGGESEQVRATILVVDIVRSTEKAARLGDSRWTQVMNLYYATVRRELKTSRGKEVVTTGDGLLATFAAPAAAIQCATAMREAVRTLGLEIRVGLHVGEYKVSGPDVVGLAFHIGARVAAKARAGEVLVSGPVKDLMAQSGFLFEDRGAHQLKGVPKRWRLYRVDRQASRSRA, encoded by the coding sequence ATGCCCAAGTTCCTTCGCATCGGGGTCCACCAGTCGAACGTGTCCGGGTACACGTCAAAGGCATGGTGGATTCGCCGGGTCGGCTCCACGGTTTTCCTGAAGTGGGGTGCGGTCGAGGTCGAGGGCGCGGGCGATGGACGAAAGGTCTACTGGACAGTTCCACCGCGCGAGAAGACGATTCGCTACCGCACGGTGGAGCCCGCCAAGGACTATGTGAGAAGCGCGATCGCGCGGCGGCGCAACCATCGCTATGAGCCGCTGACCGGAAGCATCGCCACCAGGCGTCGATCCGCCGATCGCGGCGGCGAATCCGAGCAGGTGCGTGCCACCATCCTGGTCGTCGACATTGTCCGATCCACGGAGAAGGCCGCACGGCTGGGCGATTCGCGCTGGACGCAGGTAATGAACCTCTACTACGCCACCGTCCGCAGGGAGCTGAAGACATCGCGCGGCAAGGAAGTCGTGACGACGGGCGACGGATTGCTCGCGACATTCGCCGCGCCGGCGGCGGCGATCCAGTGCGCCACCGCGATGCGCGAGGCGGTGCGCACCCTGGGGCTGGAGATCAGGGTGGGGCTGCACGTCGGCGAGTACAAGGTGAGCGGGCCCGACGTGGTCGGCCTCGCCTTCCACATCGGCGCGCGGGTCGCCGCGAAGGCGCGCGCCGGCGAAGTCCTGGTCTCGGGCCCGGTCAAGGACCTGATGGCGCAGTCCGGGTTCCTGTTCGAGGATCGCGGTGCCCACCAGCTCAAAGGCGTGCCGAAGCGGTGGCGCCTCTACCGGGTCGACCGGCAAGCCTCAAGGTCGAGAGCATGA
- a CDS encoding methionine synthase: MKRSTDRILTTHMGSLPRPDMLADLLVAQAEGKPVDAARIPGLTDEAMDYIVRRQLECGIDVGNDGEMPRSTFFGYIIERMSGFGGRSNRRPVLDMQRFPKWWQNFQARGVRRLNVYGFPAAIGPVRYESLDGAKAELDAFARALARQTRGFAETFVTAVSPGFAACSMENQHYDSHEAYVFALARELRQEYQFIVAQGHILQIDSPDLGIERAGYFQDQPLPKFIEAMEMHVAALNEALADIPPERVRFHACWGNRDSPHVHDVPAPDVLPVCFQVRAGALCLPFANPRHSHEVDAFRTLRLPDHMTLVCGVVETTHNYVEHPMVIAERLERAVRAVGERERVMAGTDCGFGTIVGDAQVSEDVVWAKLEAMRDGAAIASERLWR; encoded by the coding sequence ATGAAACGCAGCACGGATCGCATCCTGACCACGCACATGGGCAGCCTGCCACGGCCCGACATGCTGGCCGACCTGCTGGTAGCCCAGGCCGAAGGCAAGCCGGTCGATGCCGCACGGATCCCCGGCCTGACCGACGAGGCAATGGATTACATCGTGCGCCGCCAGCTCGAGTGCGGCATCGATGTCGGCAACGACGGCGAGATGCCGCGATCCACCTTCTTCGGCTACATCATCGAGCGCATGTCGGGCTTCGGCGGCCGCTCGAATCGCCGTCCGGTTCTCGACATGCAGCGCTTTCCCAAGTGGTGGCAGAACTTCCAGGCGCGCGGCGTGCGCCGGCTCAACGTCTACGGCTTTCCCGCGGCGATCGGGCCGGTGCGCTACGAGAGCCTGGACGGCGCGAAGGCCGAGCTCGATGCCTTCGCCCGCGCGCTGGCGCGCCAGACGCGGGGCTTCGCCGAGACCTTCGTGACCGCCGTCTCGCCCGGCTTCGCCGCCTGCTCGATGGAGAACCAGCACTACGACAGCCACGAGGCCTATGTCTTCGCGCTCGCCCGCGAGCTTCGGCAGGAATACCAGTTCATCGTGGCGCAGGGTCACATCCTGCAGATCGACTCGCCCGACCTCGGCATCGAGCGCGCCGGCTATTTCCAGGACCAGCCGCTGCCGAAGTTCATCGAGGCGATGGAGATGCACGTCGCGGCGCTGAACGAGGCGCTGGCCGACATCCCGCCCGAGCGGGTGCGCTTCCACGCCTGCTGGGGCAACCGCGACAGTCCCCATGTGCACGACGTGCCGGCACCCGACGTGCTGCCGGTGTGCTTCCAGGTCAGGGCCGGCGCGCTCTGCCTGCCCTTCGCCAACCCGCGTCACAGCCACGAGGTCGACGCGTTCCGGACACTGAGACTGCCCGATCACATGACCCTGGTCTGCGGCGTCGTCGAAACGACGCACAATTACGTCGAGCACCCGATGGTGATCGCCGAGCGCCTGGAGCGCGCCGTGCGCGCCGTCGGCGAACGCGAGCGTGTCATGGCCGGAACCGATTGCGGCTTCGGCACCATCGTCGGCGACGCCCAGGTTTCCGAGGACGTGGTCTGGGCCAAGCTCGAGGCGATGCGCGACGGTGCGGCCATCGCCAGCGAGCGGCTCTGGCGCTGA
- a CDS encoding VOC family protein — MAKNTICLWYDKDAEAAARFYARTFPDSAVGAIFRAPSDYPSGKQGDVLTVEFTVAGVSCIGLNGGPVFKHNEAFSFQIATDDQEETDRYWNAIVGNGGQESACGWCKDKWGVSWQITPRVLTEALAAGGDEARRAFDAMMDMKKIDVAAIEAARRG, encoded by the coding sequence ATGGCCAAGAACACGATCTGCCTGTGGTACGACAAGGACGCCGAGGCCGCTGCCCGCTTCTACGCGCGAACTTTCCCCGACAGCGCCGTGGGGGCCATCTTTCGCGCACCCAGCGACTACCCGTCCGGCAAGCAGGGCGATGTGCTGACGGTCGAGTTCACGGTCGCCGGCGTATCCTGCATCGGCCTCAACGGCGGTCCCGTCTTCAAGCACAACGAAGCTTTCTCGTTCCAGATCGCCACTGACGATCAGGAAGAAACGGATCGCTACTGGAACGCCATCGTAGGCAACGGCGGCCAGGAGAGCGCCTGCGGGTGGTGCAAGGACAAGTGGGGCGTCTCGTGGCAGATCACGCCGCGCGTGCTGACCGAGGCGCTGGCAGCCGGCGGCGACGAAGCCCGGCGCGCGTTCGACGCGATGATGGACATGAAGAAGATCGACGTCGCTGCGATCGAGGCGGCGCGGCGCGGCTGA
- a CDS encoding dienelactone hydrolase family protein produces MSFYRGLSCENVTINGHQGTPITAYTARPEGKGPFPGVVLVHHLPGWSELYIETTRRFAHHGYLAICANLYQREGGGSDGNPDDVAAKVRADGGIADAQMVGDTAAAVQWMRAQADHNGKVGVFGSCSGGRHAYIYACQKKDVDACIDLWGGRVVMPKESLNTKTPTAPIDMTGELSCPLLGLFGNDDRAPSPEEVNQHEAELKKHGKNYEFHRYDGAGHGFFYWHRPLYRPDQAMDGWSKVFAFFGKHLAK; encoded by the coding sequence ATGTCATTCTACCGAGGCCTGAGCTGCGAGAACGTGACCATCAACGGTCACCAGGGAACGCCGATCACCGCGTACACGGCCAGGCCGGAGGGCAAGGGACCCTTCCCCGGCGTCGTGCTGGTCCATCACCTGCCGGGCTGGAGCGAGCTCTACATCGAGACCACGCGCCGCTTCGCGCATCACGGCTACCTCGCGATCTGCGCCAACCTCTACCAGCGCGAGGGCGGCGGCAGCGACGGCAACCCCGACGACGTCGCCGCCAAGGTGCGGGCCGATGGCGGCATCGCCGACGCGCAGATGGTCGGCGACACCGCGGCCGCGGTGCAGTGGATGCGCGCGCAGGCCGATCACAACGGCAAGGTCGGCGTCTTCGGCTCCTGCTCCGGCGGCCGGCACGCCTACATCTACGCCTGCCAGAAGAAGGACGTCGACGCCTGCATCGACCTGTGGGGCGGCCGCGTCGTGATGCCCAAGGAATCGCTCAACACCAAGACGCCGACCGCGCCGATCGACATGACCGGGGAGCTCTCCTGCCCGCTGCTCGGCCTGTTCGGCAACGACGACCGCGCGCCCAGCCCGGAAGAGGTCAACCAGCACGAGGCCGAGCTCAAGAAGCACGGCAAGAACTACGAGTTCCACCGCTACGACGGCGCCGGCCACGGCTTCTTCTACTGGCATCGCCCGCTCTACCGGCCGGATCAGGCGATGGATGGCTGGAGCAAGGTCTTCGCCTTCTTCGGCAAGCATCTCGCGAAGTAG
- a CDS encoding SDR family oxidoreductase yields the protein MWRDSVAGLLEGHIAAVTGGGSGIGQGICQAYAREGARVIVLDSNPEGARQTVDLVAAAGGKASAMTLDVTDRDACRAAADEIARSGRISILVNNAGINRRNPITGDAAAVRKDWDDILSINLDGVFNVTHAFLDQLRATKGRIVNIGSIQSFVHVSWPNSAAYTTSKHGVLGFTRALAAELGKDGVRVNAIGPGLIETRINAEARAKNPDMVAMVMRHTPLNRAGKPEDIAGPAVFLASDMSAYVTGCIIMADGGFRTV from the coding sequence ATGTGGAGAGACAGTGTGGCGGGACTACTCGAAGGGCATATCGCGGCGGTGACCGGCGGCGGATCGGGCATCGGCCAGGGCATCTGCCAGGCCTATGCGCGCGAGGGCGCGCGGGTGATCGTGCTCGACAGCAATCCCGAGGGCGCCAGGCAGACCGTCGATCTCGTCGCGGCGGCAGGCGGCAAGGCCTCGGCGATGACGCTCGACGTGACCGACCGCGATGCCTGCCGGGCGGCGGCCGACGAGATCGCCAGGAGCGGCAGGATCTCGATCCTGGTCAACAACGCCGGCATCAACCGGCGCAATCCGATCACCGGCGACGCGGCCGCGGTGCGCAAGGACTGGGACGACATCCTGTCGATCAATCTCGACGGCGTGTTCAACGTCACGCACGCCTTCCTCGACCAGCTGCGCGCGACCAAGGGGCGGATCGTCAACATCGGCTCGATCCAGTCCTTCGTGCATGTGAGCTGGCCGAACTCGGCGGCCTACACCACCTCCAAGCACGGCGTGCTGGGCTTCACCCGCGCGCTGGCGGCCGAGCTCGGCAAGGACGGCGTGCGCGTCAATGCCATCGGTCCCGGCCTGATCGAGACGAGGATCAACGCCGAGGCGCGCGCGAAGAACCCCGACATGGTGGCCATGGTGATGCGGCATACGCCGCTGAACCGGGCCGGCAAGCCCGAGGACATTGCCGGACCGGCTGTGTTCCTCGCTTCGGACATGTCAGCCTACGTCACGGGCTGCATCATCATGGCCGACGGCGGCTTCCGCACGGTGTGA
- a CDS encoding matrix metalloproteinase-11: MARASTRSRGSSPRRAASREEPKVHVIRKGVRCDTESAGHSAPRALSPLEIVVHASEGFIPLWEKGTILRWKFRDGSFESLADPDAMKASVTRLLGEAMLAWGDAAPVKFAQQDDVWDFEIVMRSADDCNISGCVLASAFFPDAGRHQLVVYPKMFEQTAEEQVETLIHEIGHIFGLRHFFAKVSETAWPSEIFGTHHKFSIMNYGKDSKLTKADRADLKKLYRSAWSGQLSDINGTPIQFVRPYHAAGGPTAMVVPVAAVKPAF; this comes from the coding sequence ATGGCACGAGCGAGCACCAGGTCCAGAGGTTCCAGCCCTCGACGGGCTGCGTCGCGCGAGGAACCCAAAGTTCACGTCATCCGAAAGGGCGTCCGCTGCGATACCGAGAGCGCCGGCCACAGCGCCCCCAGGGCGCTGTCGCCGCTCGAGATCGTGGTCCACGCGTCGGAGGGCTTCATCCCGCTGTGGGAGAAGGGAACCATCCTTCGCTGGAAGTTCCGCGACGGCTCCTTTGAGTCTCTCGCGGATCCCGACGCCATGAAAGCGAGCGTCACCCGGCTGCTGGGCGAAGCAATGCTCGCCTGGGGGGATGCCGCGCCGGTGAAGTTCGCGCAGCAGGACGATGTGTGGGACTTCGAGATCGTGATGAGGTCGGCCGACGACTGCAACATCAGCGGCTGTGTCCTGGCGAGCGCGTTCTTTCCCGATGCCGGCCGCCACCAGCTGGTGGTCTACCCGAAGATGTTCGAGCAGACCGCCGAGGAGCAGGTCGAGACGCTCATCCACGAGATCGGCCACATCTTCGGATTGCGGCACTTCTTCGCAAAGGTCTCCGAGACCGCATGGCCGTCGGAGATCTTCGGGACGCATCACAAGTTCAGCATCATGAACTACGGAAAGGACAGCAAGCTGACCAAAGCCGACAGAGCCGACCTGAAGAAGTTGTATCGCTCGGCATGGTCAGGTCAGCTGTCCGACATCAACGGCACGCCGATTCAGTTTGTCCGGCCCTATCATGCCGCCGGCGGTCCGACCGCGATGGTCGTGCCGGTCGCCGCCGTCAAGCCTGCGTTCTGA
- a CDS encoding flavin reductase family protein: protein MNRHRAKKDYPLVDIRRHLETGPIVLVSSAWKGRTNIMTMGWHMMMEFSPALFGCYIWERNHSFEMIRRSRQCVINVPTVDLADQVVGIGNTSGASVDKFERFGLTAEKAEQVEAPLIRECYASFECRLADSRLIPRYSLFVWEVVKAHVATSPKRPRTMHYRGDGEFMIAGRTLNLRRKFRADRL, encoded by the coding sequence ATGAACAGGCACCGCGCAAAAAAGGACTACCCACTGGTCGACATCAGGCGTCACCTCGAGACCGGGCCGATCGTGCTGGTGAGCTCGGCGTGGAAGGGCCGCACCAACATCATGACCATGGGCTGGCACATGATGATGGAATTCTCGCCGGCGCTGTTCGGCTGCTACATCTGGGAGCGGAACCACAGCTTCGAGATGATCCGCCGCTCGCGGCAATGCGTGATCAACGTGCCCACCGTCGACCTCGCCGACCAGGTCGTGGGCATCGGCAACACCAGCGGCGCCTCGGTCGACAAGTTCGAGAGGTTCGGCCTGACGGCGGAGAAGGCTGAGCAGGTCGAGGCGCCGCTGATCCGCGAGTGCTACGCCAGTTTCGAGTGCCGCCTCGCCGACTCACGCCTCATCCCGCGCTACTCGCTGTTCGTCTGGGAGGTCGTGAAGGCGCATGTCGCGACCTCTCCGAAGCGGCCGCGAACCATGCACTACCGCGGCGACGGCGAGTTCATGATCGCCGGCCGCACGCTCAATCTGCGCCGCAAGTTCCGCGCCGATCGACTCTAG
- a CDS encoding carboxymuconolactone decarboxylase family protein, with protein MASGSTSGGTARVAPLPADAMGEAQDIADRVAAAGGYVPTSYRIMARKPALLRAFATLASEVLRGQGEVPPTTRWHVAHAVSLAAGCRYCQAHTAANGYKSGVAADKVDRFMTYDSDPAFTPAERAAITLGFAAGRTPNETTEAHFVELRRHFSETAIVEVVAVISLFGWLNRWNDTMASDLEPAPLAFAAEHLVARGWSAGKHAP; from the coding sequence ATGGCATCGGGATCGACCAGTGGCGGCACGGCACGCGTCGCGCCGTTGCCCGCCGACGCGATGGGCGAGGCGCAGGATATCGCGGACCGGGTCGCGGCCGCGGGCGGCTATGTTCCCACCAGCTACCGCATCATGGCGCGCAAGCCCGCGTTGCTGCGTGCCTTCGCCACGCTTGCCAGCGAAGTGCTGCGCGGCCAGGGCGAAGTGCCGCCCACCACGCGCTGGCATGTCGCCCACGCGGTGAGCCTGGCGGCCGGCTGCCGCTACTGCCAGGCGCACACCGCCGCCAATGGTTACAAGAGTGGCGTGGCGGCCGACAAGGTCGATCGCTTCATGACCTACGACAGCGACCCTGCCTTCACGCCGGCCGAACGCGCCGCGATCACGCTCGGCTTCGCCGCCGGGCGAACGCCGAACGAGACGACGGAGGCGCATTTCGTCGAGTTGCGCCGGCATTTCTCGGAAACTGCGATCGTCGAGGTCGTCGCTGTGATCTCGCTGTTCGGCTGGCTCAACCGCTGGAACGACACCATGGCCAGCGACCTGGAGCCGGCGCCGCTCGCCTTCGCGGCCGAGCACCTGGTTGCGCGCGGCTGGTCGGCCGGCAAGCACGCACCGTAG
- a CDS encoding isocitrate lyase/phosphoenolpyruvate mutase family protein — protein MPSQQQKAAAFKAMHRAPRGFVMPNAWDAGSAIILAEAGVAAIATTSAGIAFSMGRPDYNVRDARLAVPRAAMFERMREIVEAVPLPVNGDLEEGYGDRPEDVAETVRLAIEAGLAGGNIEDRSPRIEGLFDEQLAADRIRAARAAIDAAGSDFVLCGRTDAFQVPGEDALKSGIRRARLFREAGADCVYPPGIADLLAIRTFVKECGAPVNIVTGLRTALPVADLLDAGVARVSLGGAIARAALGFVQRSVRELAELGTLGFAAGQLPGRELNALFSRARQT, from the coding sequence ATGCCCAGCCAGCAGCAGAAGGCGGCCGCCTTCAAAGCCATGCATCGCGCGCCGCGCGGCTTCGTCATGCCCAACGCCTGGGACGCCGGCAGCGCCATCATCCTCGCCGAGGCTGGCGTGGCGGCGATCGCCACGACCAGCGCCGGCATCGCCTTCTCCATGGGCCGGCCCGACTACAACGTGCGCGATGCGCGACTGGCGGTGCCGCGCGCCGCGATGTTCGAGCGCATGCGCGAGATCGTCGAGGCGGTGCCTCTGCCGGTGAACGGCGACCTCGAGGAGGGCTACGGCGATCGTCCCGAGGACGTGGCCGAGACCGTGCGGCTGGCGATCGAAGCCGGCCTCGCCGGCGGCAATATCGAGGATCGCTCGCCGCGGATCGAGGGCTTGTTCGACGAGCAACTCGCGGCCGACCGCATCCGCGCCGCGCGCGCGGCGATCGACGCTGCAGGCAGCGACTTCGTGCTCTGCGGACGCACCGACGCCTTCCAGGTGCCCGGCGAGGACGCGCTGAAGAGCGGCATCCGGCGCGCCAGGCTGTTCCGCGAGGCCGGCGCCGACTGTGTCTATCCGCCCGGCATCGCCGATCTGCTCGCCATCCGCACCTTCGTGAAGGAATGCGGCGCGCCGGTGAACATCGTCACCGGGTTGCGAACGGCGCTGCCGGTCGCCGACCTGCTGGATGCCGGCGTGGCGCGCGTCAGCCTGGGCGGCGCCATCGCCCGCGCCGCGCTGGGCTTCGTGCAGCGCAGCGTGCGCGAGCTCGCCGAGCTGGGCACGCTGGGCTTCGCCGCCGGTCAGCTGCCGGGGCGCGAGCTCAACGCGCTGTTCAGCCGCGCGCGCCAGACCTGA
- a CDS encoding LysR family transcriptional regulator — MDAEALATFLAVHRQRGFSNAARFLHRTQPAISRRIALLEQELGVKLFERAAGAIALSQAGRTLLPHAERALASLRDAEDAIRALATGNAGPLTMAIVGTLAGTDLTGVLRRFARDHPAVELVLQTARSGEVSDLVRRGEVTIGLRYDRDRSGDLEAESLGSEKLLVVCAAAHRLAGRMIGSLAALRDERWIGFPRASQPPALPGSHIVSVFAARGLGELDWMAIDSLTAQKRLVEAGFGVALIPASSAEEELAAGTLATIGVRGLDVGTPVFIVTRKGGYLSAAAVRLLALLRTQYTAGWRRAPPTRYTRAKGRTR, encoded by the coding sequence ATGGATGCCGAGGCTCTGGCCACGTTTCTCGCGGTCCATCGCCAGAGGGGCTTCTCGAACGCCGCCCGCTTCCTGCATCGCACGCAGCCGGCGATCTCGCGCCGCATCGCGCTGCTGGAACAGGAGCTGGGCGTGAAGCTGTTCGAACGCGCCGCGGGCGCAATCGCGCTCAGCCAGGCCGGCCGAACGCTGCTGCCCCACGCCGAGCGGGCGCTCGCCAGCCTGCGCGACGCCGAGGACGCGATCCGCGCGCTGGCGACGGGGAACGCCGGGCCGCTGACCATGGCGATCGTCGGCACGCTGGCCGGCACCGACCTCACCGGCGTGCTGCGCCGCTTCGCGCGCGACCATCCCGCCGTCGAGCTTGTCCTGCAGACGGCGCGCAGCGGCGAGGTCAGCGACCTGGTGCGCCGCGGAGAGGTCACCATCGGCCTGCGCTACGACCGCGACCGCTCGGGCGATCTGGAGGCGGAGAGCCTGGGCAGCGAGAAGCTGCTCGTCGTCTGCGCCGCCGCGCATCGCCTGGCGGGCCGCATGATCGGCTCGCTCGCCGCCCTGCGCGACGAGCGCTGGATAGGCTTTCCCCGCGCCTCGCAGCCACCGGCGCTGCCCGGCTCGCACATCGTCAGCGTCTTCGCCGCCCGCGGGCTGGGCGAGCTCGACTGGATGGCGATCGACAGCCTCACGGCGCAGAAGCGCCTGGTCGAGGCCGGCTTCGGCGTGGCGCTGATCCCCGCCAGCAGCGCCGAGGAGGAGCTGGCCGCCGGCACGCTCGCCACGATCGGCGTGCGCGGTCTGGACGTCGGCACGCCGGTCTTCATCGTCACCCGAAAGGGCGGCTATCTCAGCGCCGCCGCCGTCAGGCTGCTGGCGCTCCTGCGCACCCAGTACACGGCCGGCTGGCGCCGCGCCCCCCCGACGCGCTACACCAGGGCAAAAGGGAGGACGCGATGA